A stretch of DNA from Desulfurella amilsii:
AATTGGATCTTTATGGACAATACCGTTTGGCATATACCTTGGGCTTTCTCCTAAACTTTCTAAAATATTACAACCAATTATTCAAATAACCGCAAGCTTCCCTGCACCATTATTATTTCCTATTTTAATAGCAATATTTTATGCTTTACATATAAATTTAAGCTACGGTAGCATAATTTTAATGCTTATGGGCACGCAGTGGTATATACTTTTTAATGTTATAGCAGGCACTATAAACATACCATCCGAGATGATTGAGATGGGCAAGGTTTTTAAGCTTTCTTTGTGGGAAAAATTCAGCTCAATTTATTTTAAAGCTATTTTTCCATATCTTATAACGGGTTGGATTACGGCAGCAGGTGGCGCATGGAATGCATCTATTGTGGCAGAATATATCACCTTTAAAAATCAAACAATAGCTACTGTTGGCATTGGTTCGCTCATTAGCAAAGCGGCTAATGGTGGGCAAATTTCCCTGCTGGCTGCTAGTGTTTTGGTAATGGCGTTAACTGTAGTGTTTTTTAATAAGTTTATATGGAAAAACCTTTACAAACTATCGCAAAACTACAAAGTGAGGTAAAAAATGGATATTATTTGCAGTGCAAAAAACGTTTCACAAAGTTTTAGTCTGTCAACAAAAAAATCGCTAGAAGTGCTAAGTAATATTAGCTTTCAGATATACGAAAATGAGGTTGTATCAATCTTAGGCCCATCTGGGTCTGGCAAGTCTACATTATTACGTATGATTTGTGGTATTTTAAAACCATCTAGAGGGAGTGTGTTTTATAAGGGAAAATTAATAGATAATATCAACCCAAATGTTTCAATGGTTTTTCAAAATTTTGCTCTACTTCCGTGGCTAAATGTTGAAGAAAATATAAAATTAGCCCTAAAACCTTTAAATTTAAGCAAAAACGAAATTGAAAAACATACTGATACAGTTATAAAGATCACTGGGCTTGGGGGTTTTGAAGAAGCCTATCCAAAAGAACTATCCGGTGGCATGCAACAAAGGGTTGGCGTAGCAAGAGCTTTAGCTGTCCAACCAGAGTTATTGCTTATGGATGAACCATTTAGTCATGTAGATACGCTTGTCGCAGAATCTTTAAGGTCAGAATTGATAGATATTTGGCAATTAACAGAAAATCCTAAATCTATCCTTATCGTAAGTCATGACATCAAAGAAGTTGTATACTTGAGTGACAAAATCATTGTACTTGGCGGTAAACCTACACAAATCAAAACTATTATAGAAAACAAACTTCCAAGACCCAGGGATTATAGAAGCATTGATTTTTTAAATATGGTAGACTATATACATGATATTATTACAGCAAGCGACCTACCTGATATACCAGAAAGCATTGAAACACAGCAAAAAGAAAACTTTTTTGAAGCTTTGCCTGATGCATCACCAGGAGAAATTGTTGGTTTGTTGGAATTTTTAGACTCACATGGTGGATATGACGATATATTTCACATAGCTGTTGAACTAAACAGAGAATTTGGTGATATAATAAAAATTACAAAAGCTGCTGAGTTGCTAGATTTTGTCGATACACCAAGAAGAAGCATTGTATTTACAACAATTGGTAGGAGATTCATTGAGTCTGATATCGAACAGCGCAAACAGATTTGGAAAAAAGAGATCCTTGATTTGAGATTAGTTAGGCATCTTTCTGATATGGTTAAAAATTCAGAGAAAGGATTTTTATACAAAGAAGAT
This window harbors:
- a CDS encoding nitrate/sulfonate/bicarbonate ABC transporter ATP-binding protein, yielding MDIICSAKNVSQSFSLSTKKSLEVLSNISFQIYENEVVSILGPSGSGKSTLLRMICGILKPSRGSVFYKGKLIDNINPNVSMVFQNFALLPWLNVEENIKLALKPLNLSKNEIEKHTDTVIKITGLGGFEEAYPKELSGGMQQRVGVARALAVQPELLLMDEPFSHVDTLVAESLRSELIDIWQLTENPKSILIVSHDIKEVVYLSDKIIVLGGKPTQIKTIIENKLPRPRDYRSIDFLNMVDYIHDIITASDLPDIPESIETQQKENFFEALPDASPGEIVGLLEFLDSHGGYDDIFHIAVELNREFGDIIKITKAAELLDFVDTPRRSIVFTTIGRRFIESDIEQRKQIWKKEILDLRLVRHLSDMVKNSEKGFLYKEDIINEISSRLPQEDPEKVFKTFISWTRFADLLAYDSETEEASLQ